In a genomic window of Streptomyces koelreuteriae:
- a CDS encoding restriction endonuclease — protein sequence MINETALLESPTLRCSVLDRTDVLDRVNTLTLLPDGMHVTTAMVATYFEVGLEAIKSLVKDHRTELEANGYRLLTGEELRSFKNLSGIQSRTRSLALFSRRAVLNVAMLLRDSEVARQVRVYLLDMEYLARTQPVENPVPADVGSLDDRIDQRITHILGRTVVPMFNALIETSGEHRRELIALRAGVQRIEKRLQQHNARLQRLEGPREDRPLAGVMAAMDAMNGREFEEHVAELLRRDGCTDVVVQGGARDRGIDITALTASGRRIVVQCKRFAPHLSITSPDVQKFAGAAKVLHESDVALFVATCPFTRDARNIAAESGITVVHRGLLEEWSAGAPLNGLE from the coding sequence ATGATCAACGAAACCGCGCTGCTGGAATCGCCGACTCTGCGCTGCAGTGTGCTCGACCGCACGGACGTACTCGACAGAGTCAACACACTGACCCTGCTGCCGGACGGGATGCATGTGACGACGGCGATGGTGGCAACGTACTTCGAGGTCGGTCTCGAAGCCATCAAGTCACTCGTCAAGGACCACCGAACCGAGCTGGAGGCCAACGGTTACCGTCTGCTGACCGGCGAAGAACTGAGGTCCTTCAAGAACCTCAGTGGAATCCAGTCCCGCACCCGGTCCCTCGCCCTCTTCTCCCGACGCGCCGTCCTCAACGTCGCCATGCTGCTCCGTGACAGCGAAGTCGCACGTCAGGTACGTGTGTATCTCCTCGACATGGAGTACCTCGCACGCACACAGCCTGTGGAAAACCCTGTCCCGGCCGACGTCGGATCCCTCGACGACCGGATCGACCAGCGCATCACCCACATCCTGGGCAGGACAGTCGTTCCCATGTTCAACGCCCTGATCGAAACGTCGGGCGAGCACCGGCGAGAGCTCATCGCCCTACGGGCAGGCGTCCAGCGCATCGAGAAGCGACTGCAGCAGCACAACGCGAGGCTGCAGCGGCTGGAAGGCCCACGAGAAGACCGCCCCCTCGCCGGAGTCATGGCCGCCATGGACGCCATGAACGGACGCGAGTTCGAAGAGCACGTCGCCGAGCTGCTGCGCCGCGACGGCTGCACCGACGTCGTCGTCCAAGGCGGCGCGAGGGACCGGGGCATCGACATCACCGCCCTCACAGCCTCCGGGCGGCGCATCGTCGTCCAGTGCAAGAGGTTCGCTCCGCACCTCTCCATCACCAGCCCCGACGTCCAGAAGTTCGCCGGGGCCGCCAAAGTCCTGCACGAATCCGACGTGGCCCTCTTCGTGGCGACATGCCCCTTCACCCGCGACGCCCGGAACATCGCAGCCGAGAGCGGCATCACCGTGGTGCACCGCGGACTGCTGGAGGAGTGGAGCGCCGGTGCGCCGCTGAACGGTCTGGAGTAG
- a CDS encoding class E sortase, translating into MAATTDTDHEEHIGAPAPRRAAARRRPGPIAIAVSVFGELLITAGLVLGLFVAYSLWWTNVVADRAAGKQADKVRDNWAHGRGGPGVLDTKNGIGFLHVPAMSGGEVLVEKGTSNKILNDGVAGYYTDPVKSALPMSGKTGNFSLAAHRDGHGAKFHKIDKIEKGDPIVFETKDKWYVYKVYGILPETSKYNVKVLSEVPKESGKKKPGHYITLTTCTPVYTSTYRYVVWGELERVEKVDADRTPPKELG; encoded by the coding sequence GTGGCAGCGACCACCGACACGGACCACGAAGAGCACATCGGCGCGCCCGCGCCACGGCGGGCCGCGGCACGCCGTCGGCCCGGCCCGATCGCCATAGCGGTCAGTGTCTTCGGGGAACTCCTCATCACCGCGGGCCTGGTCCTCGGCCTGTTCGTCGCGTACTCGCTGTGGTGGACGAACGTCGTCGCCGACCGCGCGGCCGGCAAGCAGGCCGACAAGGTCCGTGACAACTGGGCCCACGGCCGGGGCGGCCCCGGTGTGCTGGACACCAAGAACGGCATCGGCTTCCTGCACGTGCCCGCGATGAGCGGTGGTGAGGTGCTGGTCGAGAAAGGCACGTCGAACAAGATCCTCAACGACGGTGTCGCCGGCTACTACACCGACCCGGTCAAGTCGGCCCTGCCGATGTCGGGCAAGACCGGCAACTTCTCCCTCGCGGCTCACCGCGACGGCCACGGCGCCAAGTTCCACAAGATCGACAAGATCGAGAAGGGCGACCCGATCGTCTTCGAGACGAAGGACAAGTGGTACGTCTACAAGGTCTACGGCATCCTTCCCGAGACCTCGAAGTACAACGTCAAGGTCCTGTCCGAGGTCCCGAAGGAGTCGGGGAAGAAGAAGCCGGGCCACTACATCACCCTGACGACCTGCACGCCGGTGTACACGAGCACGTATCGCTACGTCGTGTGGGGTGAGCTGGAGCGGGTCGAGAAGGTCGACGCGGACCGGACGCCGCCGAAGGAACTGGGCTGA
- a CDS encoding class E sortase produces the protein MTALRPERESDTSYGQQSYGAQGAFEDWSGSGAYGASPQPPPQQQPNPQQQPYMSDPYMSEPYVPEQEPDPYPASYEPLPEEPYLPPVDDETVALRIPDPPPAADDSLTGSPGSSGPRGAGAAPGGRAARRKAAKRRHGRHGGAPDTRSAQEEPAREGRRAPLSRVEARRQAKARKPGAAVVASRAIGEVFITTGVLMLLFVTYQLWWTNVRAHAQAGREASSLQDDWANGKRNPGAFEPGQGFAILHIPKLDVVVPIAEGTSNKGVLDRGMVGHYADGALKTAMPGDKTGNFGLAGHRNTHGEPFRYINKLAPGDPIVVETQDEYFVYKMASILPVTPPSNTSVLKPVPTGSGFTEPGRYITLTTCTPEFTSKYRMIVWGKMVEERPRSKGKPDALVS, from the coding sequence GTGACGGCGCTGCGCCCCGAGCGCGAGTCCGACACCTCGTACGGGCAGCAGTCGTACGGGGCGCAGGGTGCGTTCGAGGACTGGTCGGGCTCAGGGGCGTACGGCGCTTCCCCGCAGCCACCACCGCAGCAGCAGCCGAACCCGCAGCAACAGCCGTACATGTCAGATCCGTACATGTCAGAGCCGTATGTGCCGGAGCAGGAGCCCGATCCGTACCCGGCGTCGTACGAGCCTCTTCCCGAGGAGCCGTACCTGCCTCCCGTCGACGACGAGACGGTGGCGCTGCGGATACCGGATCCGCCGCCCGCGGCCGATGACTCCCTGACGGGCTCTCCGGGCTCCTCGGGCCCGCGCGGGGCCGGAGCGGCCCCTGGCGGCCGGGCGGCCCGCAGAAAGGCCGCCAAACGCCGTCATGGGCGCCATGGCGGCGCTCCGGACACCCGCTCCGCTCAGGAGGAGCCGGCCCGGGAGGGGCGGCGGGCGCCGCTGTCGCGGGTCGAGGCGCGGCGGCAGGCGAAGGCGCGCAAGCCGGGCGCCGCGGTCGTCGCCAGCCGGGCGATCGGCGAGGTGTTCATCACGACCGGCGTGCTGATGCTGCTGTTCGTCACCTATCAGCTCTGGTGGACGAATGTGCGGGCGCACGCCCAGGCCGGCCGGGAGGCGAGCAGCCTCCAGGACGACTGGGCGAACGGCAAGCGCAACCCGGGGGCCTTCGAGCCGGGGCAGGGTTTCGCCATCCTGCACATCCCCAAGCTGGACGTGGTCGTGCCGATCGCCGAGGGCACCAGCAACAAGGGTGTCCTGGACCGGGGCATGGTCGGCCACTACGCGGACGGCGCGCTGAAGACCGCGATGCCGGGCGACAAGACCGGCAACTTCGGGCTCGCGGGCCACCGCAACACTCATGGAGAACCGTTCCGGTACATCAACAAGCTCGCGCCGGGCGATCCGATCGTCGTGGAGACGCAGGACGAGTACTTCGTCTACAAGATGGCGTCGATCCTGCCGGTGACCCCGCCGAGCAACACGAGCGTCCTGAAGCCCGTCCCCACCGGGTCCGGCTTCACCGAGCCCGGCCGCTACATCACGCTGACCACGTGCACGCCGGAGTTCACCAGCAAGTACCGGATGATCGTCTGGGGCAAGATGGTCGAGGAACGGCCGCGCAGCAAGGGCAAGCCGGATGCGCTCGTCAGTTAA
- a CDS encoding aminodeoxychorismate/anthranilate synthase component II encodes MSARILVVDNYDSFVFNLVQYLYQLGAECEVLRNDEVSTAHAQDGFDGVLLSPGPGTPEQAGVCVDMVRHCAATGVPVFGVCLGMQSMQVAYGGVVDRAPELLHGKTSPVEHAGKGVFAGLPSPFTATRYHSLAAEPATVPAELEVTARTHDGIVMGLRHRELKVEGVQFHPESVLTEHGHRMLANWLVECGDQGAVARSAGLAPVVGRATA; translated from the coding sequence GTGAGCGCGCGCATTCTCGTCGTCGACAACTACGACAGCTTCGTCTTCAACCTGGTCCAGTACCTGTACCAGCTGGGCGCCGAGTGCGAGGTCCTGCGCAACGACGAGGTGTCGACGGCGCACGCCCAGGACGGCTTCGACGGTGTCCTGCTCTCCCCGGGCCCCGGCACTCCGGAGCAGGCGGGCGTCTGCGTCGACATGGTCCGGCACTGCGCCGCCACGGGTGTCCCGGTCTTCGGCGTCTGCCTCGGCATGCAGTCGATGCAGGTGGCCTACGGCGGTGTCGTGGACCGCGCGCCCGAGCTGCTGCACGGCAAGACCTCGCCGGTGGAGCACGCGGGCAAGGGTGTCTTCGCGGGTCTGCCCTCGCCCTTCACGGCGACGCGCTACCACTCGCTGGCCGCCGAGCCCGCGACGGTCCCGGCCGAGCTGGAGGTCACGGCCCGGACCCACGACGGCATAGTGATGGGCCTCAGGCACCGCGAACTGAAGGTCGAGGGTGTGCAGTTCCACCCCGAGTCGGTGCTGACCGAGCACGGGCACCGGATGCTGGCCAACTGGCTGGTGGAGTGCGGCGACCAGGGCGCGGTGGCGAGGTCGGCCGGGCTCGCCCCGGTGGTGGGCAGGGCCACGGCGTGA
- a CDS encoding class E sortase translates to MRVIVRTVSELCVTVGSVIVLFVVYVLFWTGVKADHVMDDQIELLEQEWSKPRPPADGTAAGPQKPGPYAQGRPFAIMHIPRLGFTWNKPVLEGTTTGTLKKGLGHYADTARLGQKGNFAVAGHRRTYGDPFKDFPRLRRGDAVVLTDGTTWFTYRIDKGPYKTVPSDIEVIDPVPRTSGYTRPGRYLTLTTCEPEWGHSHRLIVWAHLDSTQPVEAGKPEALRR, encoded by the coding sequence GTGCGCGTGATCGTCAGGACCGTCAGCGAACTCTGCGTCACCGTCGGCAGCGTGATCGTGCTGTTCGTCGTCTATGTGCTGTTCTGGACCGGTGTGAAGGCCGACCATGTCATGGACGACCAGATCGAGCTGCTCGAGCAGGAGTGGTCGAAGCCCCGTCCGCCGGCCGACGGCACCGCCGCGGGCCCGCAGAAGCCCGGGCCCTACGCCCAGGGCAGGCCCTTCGCGATCATGCACATCCCGCGTCTTGGTTTCACGTGGAACAAGCCCGTGCTCGAAGGCACCACCACCGGCACCTTGAAGAAGGGCCTCGGGCACTACGCGGACACCGCCCGGCTGGGGCAGAAGGGGAACTTCGCGGTCGCCGGCCACCGCCGCACCTACGGCGACCCCTTCAAGGACTTTCCCAGGCTGCGGCGCGGCGATGCGGTGGTGCTGACCGACGGCACGACATGGTTCACGTATCGGATCGACAAAGGCCCGTACAAAACAGTGCCCTCGGACATCGAGGTGATCGACCCTGTTCCACGTACTTCCGGGTACACGCGTCCGGGCCGGTACCTGACGCTGACGACGTGCGAACCGGAATGGGGTCACAGTCATCGGTTGATCGTCTGGGCGCACCTGGACTCCACCCAGCCTGTGGAGGCCGGGAAACCCGAGGCGTTGCGCCGTTAG
- a CDS encoding DUF881 domain-containing protein produces MSNSADSPGTGSTPERARRFRPVRILTAAVFALAGLIFFTSFNTAKGTNIRTDSSLLKLSDLIHERSRENGELDETNGTLRQEIEALAERDDGSSKAEDLKLAALEQRAGTQKLKGDSLTVTLNDAPPDATAKLPGYPEPQPDFLVIHQQDLQAVVNALWQGGAKGIKVMDQRLISTSAVRCVGNTLILQGRVYSPPYKITAVGDPDKLQRTLAASPAIQNYMVYVNVYGLGWKVEENGPVTLPGYSGTVDLHYAKPVEQ; encoded by the coding sequence TTGAGCAATTCTGCCGACTCCCCCGGGACGGGATCCACCCCTGAGCGCGCGCGCCGCTTCCGGCCCGTGCGCATTCTCACGGCGGCCGTCTTCGCTCTCGCGGGTCTGATCTTCTTCACCAGCTTCAACACCGCCAAGGGCACCAACATCCGTACGGACAGCTCCCTGCTGAAACTGTCCGACCTCATCCATGAGCGCAGCCGGGAGAACGGCGAGCTGGACGAGACCAACGGAACCCTGCGCCAGGAGATAGAGGCGCTCGCCGAGCGGGACGACGGCAGCTCCAAGGCGGAGGACCTCAAGCTCGCCGCCCTGGAGCAGCGCGCGGGCACCCAGAAGCTCAAGGGCGACTCGTTGACGGTCACCCTCAATGACGCCCCGCCGGACGCCACCGCCAAGCTCCCCGGCTACCCCGAGCCGCAGCCCGACTTTCTGGTCATCCACCAGCAGGACCTCCAGGCCGTGGTGAACGCGCTGTGGCAGGGCGGGGCCAAGGGCATCAAGGTCATGGACCAGCGGCTGATCTCCACCAGCGCGGTGCGCTGCGTCGGAAACACCCTGATCCTCCAGGGCCGCGTCTACTCACCGCCGTACAAGATCACGGCGGTCGGGGACCCGGACAAGCTGCAGCGGACGCTCGCGGCGTCCCCGGCGATCCAGAACTACATGGTCTACGTCAACGTCTACGGGCTCGGCTGGAAAGTCGAGGAGAACGGGCCGGTGACTCTTCCCGGCTACTCGGGCACAGTGGATCTGCATTACGCGAAGCCCGTGGAGCAGTAG
- the crgA gene encoding cell division protein CrgA, with amino-acid sequence MPKSRIRKKADYTPPPAKQATAIKLTNRSWVAPVMLAMFLIGLAWIVVFYVTDGSLPIDSLGNWNIVVGFGFIAAGFGVSTQWK; translated from the coding sequence GTGCCGAAGTCACGTATCCGCAAGAAGGCCGACTACACGCCGCCGCCGGCGAAGCAGGCAACGGCGATCAAGCTGACCAACCGTTCCTGGGTCGCGCCCGTCATGCTGGCCATGTTCCTCATCGGCCTGGCCTGGATCGTCGTCTTCTACGTCACCGACGGCTCGCTGCCCATCGACTCCCTGGGCAACTGGAACATCGTGGTCGGCTTCGGCTTCATCGCCGCCGGATTCGGCGTCTCCACACAGTGGAAGTAG
- a CDS encoding rhomboid family intramembrane serine protease, whose amino-acid sequence MDDQAAGSPQDAHSVPMCYRHPDRETGIRCTRCERPICPECMINASVGFHCPECVRTGSGTGHAPTAAMPRTIAGGTIASDPRLLTKILIGINLAVFIAVQVRESILTDIVLLGAWPPAPFMPTQGVAGGEWYRMVTSMFTHQEIWHIAFNMLSLWWLGGPLEAALGRVRYFALYMVSGLAGSALAYLLASPNTATLGASGAIFGLFGATAVLMRRLNYDMRPIIALLAINLIFTFSPGFNISWQAHIGGLVAGVVLGYAMVHAPRAHRALVQYGTCALVLGVVVLLTVLRTAQLS is encoded by the coding sequence ATGGACGACCAGGCTGCGGGCAGCCCGCAGGACGCCCACAGCGTCCCCATGTGCTACCGCCACCCGGACCGCGAGACCGGCATCCGCTGCACCCGCTGCGAGCGCCCGATCTGCCCCGAGTGCATGATCAACGCCTCCGTCGGATTCCACTGCCCCGAGTGCGTCCGCACCGGCTCCGGCACAGGGCACGCGCCCACGGCCGCCATGCCCCGGACGATCGCGGGCGGCACCATTGCCTCCGACCCCCGGCTGCTGACCAAGATCCTCATCGGTATCAACCTGGCGGTGTTCATCGCCGTCCAGGTCCGCGAGTCGATCCTCACCGACATCGTCCTGCTCGGCGCCTGGCCGCCGGCGCCCTTCATGCCCACCCAGGGCGTGGCGGGAGGCGAGTGGTACCGCATGGTGACCTCGATGTTCACGCACCAGGAGATCTGGCACATCGCGTTCAACATGCTCAGCCTGTGGTGGCTCGGCGGCCCCCTCGAAGCGGCCCTCGGCCGTGTCCGCTACTTCGCGCTCTACATGGTCTCGGGTCTCGCGGGCAGTGCCCTGGCCTATCTGCTGGCCTCTCCGAACACGGCCACGCTGGGCGCCTCGGGCGCGATCTTCGGCCTCTTCGGCGCCACGGCGGTGCTGATGCGCCGGCTCAACTACGACATGCGGCCGATCATCGCGCTGCTGGCGATCAACCTGATCTTCACCTTCAGCCCGGGCTTCAACATCTCCTGGCAGGCCCACATCGGCGGTCTCGTCGCCGGTGTCGTCCTCGGATACGCCATGGTCCACGCCCCCCGTGCGCACCGCGCGCTGGTGCAGTACGGCACCTGTGCGCTGGTCCTCGGTGTGGTAGTCCTGCTGACCGTTCTGAGGACCGCCCAGCTCAGCTGA
- a CDS encoding peptidylprolyl isomerase, which yields MAEQLYATLKTNHGDIEVRLLPNHAPKTVKNFVELAQGEREWTHPETGKKSTDRLYDGTVFHRVISGFMIQGGDPLGNGTGGPGYQFEDEFHPDLRFDKPYLLAMANAGPGTNGSQFFVTVSPTAWLNRKHTIFGEVTDAASQKVVDTIATIQTNPRTDRPLNDVVIESVVIETR from the coding sequence GTGGCTGAGCAGCTCTACGCCACCCTGAAGACCAACCACGGCGACATCGAAGTCCGGCTTCTGCCGAACCACGCCCCCAAGACGGTCAAGAACTTCGTCGAGCTCGCCCAGGGCGAGCGGGAGTGGACGCACCCCGAGACCGGGAAGAAGTCCACGGACAGGCTCTACGACGGTACGGTCTTCCACCGGGTGATCAGTGGCTTCATGATCCAGGGCGGTGACCCGCTGGGCAACGGCACCGGCGGTCCCGGTTACCAGTTCGAGGACGAGTTCCACCCGGACCTGCGCTTCGACAAGCCCTACCTGCTGGCGATGGCCAACGCCGGCCCGGGCACCAACGGCTCGCAGTTCTTCGTCACCGTCTCCCCGACGGCGTGGCTGAACCGCAAGCACACCATCTTCGGCGAGGTCACCGACGCGGCGAGCCAGAAGGTCGTGGACACCATCGCCACGATCCAGACGAACCCGCGCACCGACCGCCCGCTCAACGACGTGGTCATCGAGTCGGTCGTCATCGAGACCCGCTGA
- a CDS encoding DUF5324 family protein, protein MTRIDSVRAATGSAKDSVLHAAEVVAPYADTAKDRATHYAHEARVRLAPKVTQAAGQARVQYGAHVQPYLEQARTHVPPKVDQAAHEAAVRTRKAAKQAADYSRPRLEQAMAAAGPVTTEAAARSVAAMAALRGQVSAKEIQKLVRKQERRARAGRALKTLAILGALAGGAFAAWKWWDKQANPDWLVEPPAATEVPESGRLSSVDGSGQSVLDPEVEAKQAEEEAAQRDDRS, encoded by the coding sequence GTGACCCGCATCGACAGCGTGCGCGCCGCGACCGGTTCGGCGAAGGACAGCGTGCTGCACGCCGCGGAAGTGGTGGCGCCCTACGCCGACACGGCCAAGGACAGGGCAACGCACTACGCACACGAGGCACGCGTACGGCTGGCGCCCAAGGTGACCCAGGCCGCCGGACAGGCACGCGTTCAGTACGGCGCCCATGTGCAGCCGTATCTGGAGCAGGCCCGTACGCATGTGCCGCCGAAGGTCGACCAGGCCGCCCACGAAGCCGCCGTCCGTACGCGCAAGGCCGCAAAGCAGGCGGCGGACTACTCCCGGCCGAGGCTTGAGCAGGCGATGGCCGCGGCCGGACCCGTCACGACCGAGGCAGCCGCCCGGAGTGTGGCCGCCATGGCCGCGCTGCGCGGTCAGGTCTCGGCCAAGGAGATCCAGAAGCTGGTCCGCAAGCAGGAACGGCGGGCGAGGGCCGGCCGTGCCCTGAAGACACTGGCGATTCTGGGCGCCCTCGCCGGGGGTGCCTTCGCCGCCTGGAAGTGGTGGGACAAGCAGGCCAACCCGGACTGGCTGGTGGAACCGCCCGCCGCGACCGAGGTGCCCGAGTCGGGTCGGCTGTCCTCCGTGGACGGCAGCGGCCAGTCGGTCCTGGACCCGGAGGTCGAGGCCAAGCAGGCCGAGGAAGAGGCCGCTCAGCGCGACGACCGTTCCTGA
- a CDS encoding class I SAM-dependent methyltransferase, whose amino-acid sequence MAKINYLKVNEQYWDSNSELYHDAHPEHFDAERHPSWGIWHLPESDLKIFTDDLPAGSRIIDLGCGIGHDTTGFARAGYEAYGVELSSGQLSRALGEGAAGFVQAAAERLPFRSGVFDAAFCDHGAFDFSPPHRLLQEAHRVLRPGGVLGLCTYSPLLQMCFDNRSGTVGERLANPYGDARMKYGGDVVVFHSTYAQWIDMFRDCGFSIERLVEPLAPVGGATYFKEALDRNWAERWPAEVVWKVRKV is encoded by the coding sequence ATGGCAAAGATCAATTACCTCAAGGTCAACGAGCAGTACTGGGACTCCAACAGCGAGCTGTACCACGATGCCCACCCCGAGCACTTCGACGCCGAACGGCATCCGTCCTGGGGGATCTGGCACCTCCCGGAGAGCGACCTCAAGATCTTCACCGACGACCTCCCGGCCGGCTCCCGGATCATCGACCTGGGCTGCGGCATCGGGCACGACACCACCGGATTCGCCCGCGCCGGATACGAGGCCTACGGAGTCGAACTCTCCTCCGGCCAGCTCTCGCGCGCCCTCGGCGAAGGGGCCGCGGGCTTCGTCCAAGCCGCCGCGGAGCGCCTGCCGTTCCGTTCCGGAGTCTTCGACGCGGCCTTCTGCGACCATGGCGCGTTCGACTTCTCCCCGCCCCACCGCCTGCTCCAGGAAGCCCACCGCGTGCTCCGCCCCGGCGGCGTCCTAGGCCTGTGCACCTACTCCCCGCTGCTGCAGATGTGCTTCGACAACCGGAGCGGCACGGTGGGCGAGCGCCTCGCCAACCCCTACGGCGACGCCCGGATGAAGTACGGCGGTGATGTGGTTGTCTTCCACTCCACCTACGCCCAGTGGATCGACATGTTCCGGGACTGCGGATTCTCCATCGAACGACTGGTGGAACCCCTGGCCCCGGTCGGCGGCGCCACCTACTTCAAGGAAGCCCTCGACCGGAACTGGGCGGAGAGGTGGCCGGCGGAGGTGGTGTGGAAGGTGCGCAAGGTCTGA